The following coding sequences are from one Mycolicibacterium aichiense window:
- a CDS encoding acyl-CoA dehydrogenase, whose protein sequence is MSHYKSNVRDLEFNLFEFLDLEKVLDDYPDLDADSIREMLNEACRLAEGPVAESFAETDRHPPTFDPGTHVVTLPEPFCTSMRAWQQGEWFRIGLSEEVGGVPAPAMVTWAIDELVLGANPAVFMYMAGPIMANIVFHIGNEQQKHWATLAAERNWCATMVLTEPDAGSDVGAGRTKAVDAGDGTWHIEGVKRFITNGDTGDYFENILHLVLARPEGAGPGTKGLSLFLVPKFLLDPQTGEPGDRNGVYVTNLEHKMGLKASATTELSLGLHGTPAIGYLMGDVHNGIAQMFKVIEYARMFVGTKAIATLSTGYLNALEYAKTRVQGADMTQMTDKTAPRVTIIHHPDVRRALMTQKAYAEGLRALYLYTAAHQDPAVAQIVSGADASMAERVNDLLLPIVKGVGSERAYQCLTESLQTFGGSGFLQDYPIEQYIRDAKIDSLYEGTTAIQAQDFFFRKIARDQGGALGHVVTQIEKFIDSPDPRPELADARTSLADALDNVRAVATVMTGYLLGAQEDARELYRVGLESVGFLLAVGDLLIGWFLLRQAEIALQALDGDPDPREQDFYRGKVAVAKFFAGNVLPRLAAERKVAESIDLAIMDLPEEAF, encoded by the coding sequence ATGAGCCACTACAAGAGCAATGTCCGCGACCTCGAGTTCAACCTGTTCGAGTTCCTCGACTTGGAGAAGGTGCTCGACGACTATCCCGATCTCGACGCGGACTCGATCCGCGAGATGCTCAACGAGGCTTGCCGCCTGGCTGAGGGGCCGGTCGCCGAATCGTTCGCCGAGACAGATCGGCATCCGCCGACCTTCGATCCCGGCACCCATGTGGTGACGCTGCCGGAGCCGTTTTGCACGTCGATGCGGGCCTGGCAGCAGGGTGAGTGGTTCCGTATCGGGTTGTCCGAAGAGGTGGGCGGTGTCCCGGCGCCGGCGATGGTCACCTGGGCGATCGACGAGCTTGTGCTGGGGGCCAACCCGGCGGTGTTCATGTACATGGCCGGGCCCATCATGGCCAACATCGTGTTCCACATCGGCAATGAGCAGCAGAAGCACTGGGCGACCCTGGCCGCCGAACGCAACTGGTGCGCCACCATGGTGCTCACCGAGCCGGATGCCGGCTCCGATGTCGGCGCCGGTCGCACCAAGGCGGTTGACGCCGGCGACGGCACCTGGCACATCGAAGGCGTCAAACGCTTCATCACCAACGGCGACACCGGCGACTACTTCGAGAACATCCTGCACCTGGTGCTGGCCCGCCCGGAAGGCGCCGGACCCGGCACGAAGGGTCTGAGCCTGTTCCTGGTGCCCAAGTTCCTGCTCGATCCGCAGACCGGCGAACCAGGCGACCGCAATGGCGTCTACGTCACCAACCTCGAACACAAGATGGGCCTGAAAGCCTCGGCCACAACCGAACTCAGCCTCGGACTGCACGGCACCCCGGCGATCGGCTACCTGATGGGCGATGTCCACAACGGCATCGCCCAGATGTTCAAGGTCATCGAGTACGCGCGAATGTTCGTCGGCACCAAAGCGATTGCCACGCTTTCCACCGGCTACCTCAACGCGCTGGAGTATGCCAAGACCAGGGTTCAGGGCGCCGACATGACCCAGATGACCGACAAGACGGCACCTCGGGTGACGATCATCCACCACCCCGATGTGCGCCGTGCCCTGATGACGCAGAAGGCGTACGCCGAAGGTCTGCGCGCACTCTACCTCTACACCGCCGCGCATCAGGATCCCGCAGTGGCGCAGATTGTTTCGGGCGCTGATGCCTCGATGGCCGAGCGGGTCAACGACCTGCTGCTGCCCATCGTCAAGGGTGTCGGATCCGAACGCGCCTACCAGTGCCTGACCGAGTCGCTGCAGACGTTCGGCGGGTCCGGCTTCCTGCAGGACTATCCGATCGAGCAGTACATCCGCGACGCCAAGATCGACTCGCTGTACGAGGGCACCACCGCGATCCAGGCCCAGGACTTCTTCTTCCGCAAGATCGCCCGGGATCAGGGTGGGGCGCTTGGCCACGTCGTCACCCAGATCGAGAAGTTCATCGACAGCCCAGACCCGCGACCGGAGTTGGCCGACGCCCGCACATCGCTGGCCGACGCGCTGGACAATGTGCGCGCGGTCGCGACCGTGATGACCGGCTATCTGCTGGGAGCCCAAGAGGATGCTCGTGAACTCTATCGGGTGGGTCTGGAATCGGTGGGGTTCCTCCTCGCGGTCGGCGACCTGCTGATCGGCTGGTTCCTGTTGCGCCAGGCCGAGATCGCGCTGCAGGCACTCGACGGTGACCCGGATCCGCGCGAGCAGGATTTCTATCGAGGCAAGGTGGCGGTGGCGAAGTTCTTCGCCGGCAACGTGCTGCCCCGGTTGGCCGCCGAGCGCAAGGTCGCGGAGTCGATCGACCTGGCGATCATGGACCTGCCCGAAGAGGCGTTCTGA
- a CDS encoding TetR/AcrR family transcriptional regulator has protein sequence MTRTPPTDRKSRGSTRTKMLVSAAEVLRERGAAGVTIDEVLARSGAPRGSVYHHFPEGRSQILREALEYAGYVITESIDEAACENAGVLLRRFVELWENALITSDYTAGCPVLAAAIGSGEDEQQLTAVAGRIFSRWREASKQAYLREGFDAADASALADTTLAAMEGAVVLCRSVRSLQPLHDVAAQMEFLIKAKEFVTKFGVPTLNP, from the coding sequence ATGACCCGGACCCCGCCAACCGATCGAAAAAGCCGCGGCTCCACCCGCACCAAGATGCTGGTGAGCGCCGCCGAGGTGCTGCGCGAACGTGGCGCGGCCGGCGTGACGATCGACGAGGTGCTGGCCCGCAGCGGTGCGCCGCGCGGTTCGGTCTACCACCACTTTCCCGAAGGCCGAAGCCAGATCCTGCGTGAGGCGCTCGAGTATGCGGGCTACGTGATCACCGAGAGCATCGACGAGGCCGCCTGCGAGAACGCCGGAGTGCTGCTGCGCCGCTTCGTCGAACTCTGGGAAAACGCCTTGATCACAAGCGATTACACCGCCGGGTGTCCGGTGCTGGCCGCCGCCATCGGGTCCGGCGAGGACGAACAACAGCTCACCGCAGTCGCCGGCCGGATCTTCAGCCGCTGGCGCGAGGCATCCAAGCAGGCCTACCTACGGGAAGGCTTCGACGCCGCCGACGCCAGCGCACTGGCCGACACCACCCTGGCCGCGATGGAGGGGGCCGTGGTGCTGTGCCGCTCGGTGCGCAGCCTGCAGCCCCTTCATGACGTCGCCGCACAGATGGAATTCCTGATCAAGGCAAAGGAATTCGTGACCAAGTTCGGCGTACCGACCCTGAACCCCTGA
- a CDS encoding PaaI family thioesterase, with translation MTTPERTTGMQDPETPESVITRFGIETLDENFTEFTVVASMPVGHLTNPFTQMPTIGPLAILVDDVGGRANFYRRGAGQWTVSSELSVELSPDGIDSLQAAPDEPVVASSRPLGPHGATLLSICTLSHRGSTIGGGTVRTVAITGGPDAPIQRGPDTLARTRETTLAQLMSADVRPYDDGTYRLDQRPDPIINNLIGIVHGGVSSAGLELVASAAINHEQTDPLRTASLRVNFLRPFFAGDQSRYEGTALRVGRNSAVGDAQAVGDDGKVAILARVTGYR, from the coding sequence GTGACGACGCCCGAGCGAACCACCGGAATGCAGGACCCGGAAACTCCGGAGAGTGTCATCACCCGGTTCGGCATCGAGACACTCGACGAGAACTTCACCGAGTTCACGGTCGTGGCTTCGATGCCGGTGGGCCATCTGACCAATCCGTTCACTCAGATGCCGACGATCGGGCCGCTGGCCATCCTGGTCGACGATGTCGGCGGCCGGGCCAACTTCTATCGCCGCGGCGCCGGCCAATGGACGGTGTCGAGCGAGCTTTCGGTCGAACTCAGCCCCGACGGGATCGACAGCCTGCAGGCCGCGCCGGACGAACCCGTCGTGGCGAGCAGTCGCCCGCTCGGACCGCACGGTGCGACGCTGCTGTCCATCTGCACGCTGAGCCACCGCGGCAGCACGATCGGCGGCGGCACCGTGCGCACGGTCGCCATCACGGGCGGTCCCGACGCGCCTATCCAGCGGGGACCGGACACCCTGGCGCGCACGCGGGAGACGACGCTGGCGCAATTGATGTCCGCGGACGTTCGGCCGTACGACGACGGCACCTACCGGCTGGACCAGCGGCCGGATCCGATCATCAACAACCTGATCGGGATCGTGCACGGCGGGGTCAGCAGCGCCGGACTGGAACTCGTGGCCTCCGCGGCGATCAACCACGAACAGACCGACCCGCTGCGCACCGCATCGCTGCGGGTGAACTTCCTGCGCCCGTTCTTCGCCGGCGACCAATCCCGTTACGAGGGAACCGCGCTGCGGGTCGGACGCAATTCCGCGGTCGGCGACGCCCAGGCTGTGGGTGACGACGGCAAGGTGGCCATCCTGGCGCGTGTCACGGGATACCGGTGA
- a CDS encoding acyl-CoA dehydrogenase family protein: MADDFAALCANEPELAALRASIRVFLAADRDEFGWQPTVDAWLSSWDEAFSARLGAAGFLGLTIPREYGGQGLSHLHRYVVTEELLAVGAPVAAHWIADRQVAPGLLAYGSEEQRQRLLPKIAAGQYFSAIGMSEPQAGSDLAASAAKATKTDGGWLLSGTKVWTSGAHLAHQIVVLARTSPVDPDRRHAGFSQFIVPTDRSIPGSLRSCPPEPGITISPIVIMSGEHHFNEVTFDELFISDDNLLGEVGNGWHQVTAELSFERSGPERILSTAALLTALVRALAGQDHLDDHAAAAVGDLLARAISLRQLSVSVARALAAGQAPVNEAALVKDLGTRFEQESVELAADLFSYAASDSPDRDRVAALLNVARLHSPLFTLRGGTNEVLRGVVARGMGLR; encoded by the coding sequence ATGGCAGACGACTTCGCCGCGTTGTGCGCCAACGAGCCCGAACTGGCTGCCCTGCGGGCCTCGATCCGGGTGTTCCTGGCCGCCGACCGTGACGAATTCGGTTGGCAGCCAACCGTCGACGCGTGGCTGTCGAGCTGGGACGAGGCGTTCAGCGCCCGCCTCGGCGCGGCGGGATTCCTCGGCCTGACCATTCCGCGCGAGTACGGCGGGCAGGGACTGAGCCACCTGCATCGCTACGTGGTGACCGAAGAGCTGCTCGCCGTCGGTGCGCCGGTGGCCGCACACTGGATCGCCGACCGCCAGGTCGCACCCGGGCTGCTGGCCTACGGCTCCGAAGAGCAACGACAACGGTTACTGCCCAAAATCGCTGCTGGACAATATTTCTCCGCGATCGGCATGAGCGAGCCGCAGGCCGGCTCCGACCTGGCCGCCTCGGCCGCCAAGGCGACCAAGACCGATGGTGGCTGGCTGCTGTCGGGCACCAAGGTGTGGACCAGCGGAGCGCACCTGGCCCATCAGATCGTGGTGCTGGCTCGCACCAGCCCGGTCGACCCCGACCGTCGGCACGCCGGATTCAGCCAGTTCATCGTCCCGACAGACAGATCGATTCCCGGGTCGCTGCGCTCCTGCCCGCCGGAACCCGGCATCACGATCAGCCCCATCGTGATCATGTCGGGTGAACATCATTTCAACGAGGTGACCTTCGACGAGTTGTTCATCAGCGACGACAATCTGCTCGGCGAGGTCGGCAACGGCTGGCATCAGGTCACCGCCGAGCTGTCGTTCGAACGCAGTGGCCCGGAACGAATCCTGAGCACCGCTGCGCTGCTGACTGCGCTGGTGCGCGCACTGGCCGGCCAGGACCATCTCGACGACCATGCCGCCGCGGCCGTCGGCGACTTGCTGGCCCGGGCCATCTCGTTGCGGCAGTTGTCGGTGTCGGTGGCCAGGGCACTGGCCGCCGGGCAGGCACCGGTCAACGAGGCCGCGCTGGTCAAGGACCTGGGTACCCGCTTCGAGCAGGAGTCGGTGGAGTTGGCGGCCGATCTGTTCAGCTACGCGGCGAGCGACTCACCGGATCGCGACCGGGTGGCCGCGCTGCTGAATGTGGCACGGCTGCACTCGCCGCTGTTCACCCTGCGCGGCGGAACCAACGAGGTGCTGCGCGGTGTGGTGGCGCGCGGAATGGGGCTGAGATGA